DNA sequence from the Euzebya rosea genome:
CGCGCACGCCGTCGGGCAGCTCGTCGACCTCGACCAGCTGGGCGTGGCCGACCCGCTGCAGGAGCAGCTGGGCGATGCGCTCCCCTCGTGCGAGGCGGATCGTGACCGACGGGTCGAGGTTGATCAGCGGCACCATCAGCTGGCCCCGGTAGCCGGCGTCGATCGTCCCGGGGCTGTTGACGATGGACAGCCCCTGGCGCACGGCCAGTCCGGACCGCGGGTGGACCAGGCCGACCCATCCGTCGGGGATCGCCACTGCAAGTCCCGTCGGCATCAGGCAGCGGGTCCCCGGCGGCAGGACCTTGTCCTCCCGCGCGAACAGGTCCAGGCCCGCGTCGCCCGGCCGGGCGTAGGCGGGCAGCGGCAGGTCCCGGTCGAGCCGCGTGACCTGCAGGCGAAGGTCGTCGGGACGGGGCACGGTGGCAGTCTCCTCCTCGAGCGGGGTTCCCGGGTCATCGGGTTGGGCGGACGACCCCGCCCCCACCGGCTTGGCCATGACCAGCAGGTCTGTCGACCGTCCGTCGATCCGGACCCAGTCGGGCAGGGTGGCGACCTGTCGGTACCCGCGGTCGACGTAGAAGGCCTCACGGCCGGTCCCCCCACGGACGGTGAGGGTGACCAAGGACACGCCTCGCCCGACGGCGCGATCCTCCAGCGCCTCGAGGACGACCGCACCGATGCCGCGGCCGGACACACGGGGGTCCCGCATCAGCTTCTGGACCTCGGCCCGGTGGCTGGTGACCGCCGGGTCCTCGGCCGGCACGAGGAACCCGAACCCGACGACCTGCTGGTCGTCCTCGACGACGACCAGGTCGACGGCCCCGTCGATGACCCGGTCCCAGAACCCGGCGACACCGGTGGCAACCTCGTCGCGGCTGACGCGGCCGACGAAGCCGACCGCGCCGCCCTCGTGGGTGACGTCCACCCAGATGTCGACGAGCCGGTCGACCAGCGCATCGGTGAGGCGCGGGTTGATGGTCGTGCGCAGGGACGATCGGGACGGGGTGGTCTGACGGGACGGCATCGGCTCGGGAAGGCTACAGGGTCGGGGACGACGCACCGCCGCTGCGACATCGGCCGCCCTATCCTGTGGGCGGGATGGCCAGCGCACGGGGACCGCGGACGACTCGACCGAGTCAGGTGATCGCGCTGCCGGGCGAGGGGCAGGGCGCCGGTCGGCCGCGCCCGCACGACCCGGAACGCCAGGCCGGTCGGCCGCGCCGGCACGACCCGGCACGCGCGGAGGAGGCGGGGGCGTCCGTCGCCCGCCGGTGGGTGCGGCGCGGCGTGCTGGTGGTCGGGCTGCTGATGGGCCTGGTCCTCGTGACCTCCTCGTTCGGCCGCGACGACGCCGGGAACGCCCGCGTGCCGATGCGGGTCGACGTGGCCACGCAGGACGCCGTCGTCGACGTGCTGATGCTCTACAGCGCCGAGGTCGACGTCGCGGATGCGGCAGCCGCGCACGTCGACCCGTTCGGCCTGCCGCCCCTGGCGGTCCGTGCCCGGCAGCTCCGCGAGGCCACGGCAGCGCTGCGCGAGGGACTGGTCGACCTGCGGATCGACCAGGTCGCCCCGAACACCCCGGGACAGGCCTACGTCGACCATCCCGATCACGACGCCCTGGCGACGGTCGCCGACGAGGTCGCGACCCATGCCGAGCTGCTGGGCTTCCTCGGCGATGTGCACGACACCCTCTACGGTGGCGCCGGTGCGGTTGGAATCCCCCGGGCCCGCAGCCTGCTGGACGGCCAGATCCTGCCGGCTGGTGGGCCCGATGCAGGCATGGCGTGGGCCAGAGGGCTCCTCGACGCCATCGACGGTCGTGCCGACGCGTCCGTCGTCGCCGCCCAGCGTGCGGCGGCCGGGGCCGAGTGGACCGCATCCGCGAACCGGTTGGGCCCCGCCGACGGTGCCGACCTGGCCGCGTTCCTCAACGGCATCGATCCGGGTGTCCTGGCCACCCTCGACGGCCACCCGGTCGCCGGCCCTGCCCTCCAGCGGTTGCGTGGCTGACCCCGGACCCCGGACGTCGTGCCCATGAGGGTTCCAGACTGGCCCAGCAGGATCCTGCTCGCCATCACCTCCGCGGTGGTGGCGTTCGCGGTCGCGGGCTTCGCTGTCGGCGGTGCGGCGGAACCGGTGGAGGTCGTGGCCCCCGCACCCGACATCGGGATTCCCGACGCCGTAGCTGCCCTGGCCGACCTACCGGCGATCCCCGCCCCGACGGAGGCGCAGGGACCGACGCCGGCGGCCCCGCCGGTGACGATCGCCTTCGCGGGCGACGTGCACGGCGAACCCCCCATCGCCGACGTGCTGCTGGCCGGCGAGAACCCCCTGGAGGGAGTGGCCCCGTGGCTGTCGGAGGCCGACATCGCCGTGGTCAACCTCGAGACGGCGCTGGGCGACATCGGCACCCCGGCCGACAAGACCTACACCTTCCGGGCCGACGCCAGCCTTGCCGACGCGCTGGCCGACGCCGGGGTCGACGTGGTCAACCTGTCCAACAACCACGGCTTGGACTACGGCCACGACGCCGCGGAGGAGACCGTCCGGATCGCCACCGACGCCGGACTCGCGGCAGTCGGGTACGGCCAGGATGCCGACGCCGCCTACGCCCCTGCCCTCTTCGACGTCGCCGGACGAACCGTCGCGGTGCTGGGATTGTCCCGCGTGTTCCCCGTGATCGAGTGGGAAGCACGCGACAGCCGGCCGGGCATGGCGTCGGCCTACGACCTGGACCGGGCGGTCCGAGCGGTCCGGGACGCCTCGGCCATGGCCGACCACCTGGTCGTGACCGTCCACTGGGGCCAGGAGCGGATGACGTGCCCCAACGGGGACCAGGTGACGATGGCGCGGGCGTTCGCCGCGGCCGGTGCCGACGTCATCGTCGGCCACCACCCCCATGTCCTGCAGGGGGTCGCCGAGGTCGACGGGACGTTCGTCGCCTACAGCGTCGGCAACTTCGTCTTCTACGCCACGAAGTCCGAGCAGCGCGACACGGGCGTGCTGACCGTCACCCTCGGCGACGACGGGGTGGAGGGGTACCGGTGGTTGCCCGCACGGATCGACGACGACGGCCGTCCCCAGCCGCTGCCCGAGGCCGTCGACATCCCACCGGAGACCCGGACCGTACGATCCGACACCGATGTGTGCGACTCGCCCGGCGGCGCCCCGACGACCTGAGCTCGGCCGGACGAAACGACCGCGGAAGCACCCTTCTGCCGACAGACCTTCCCCCGACGGCGAGCCAGCCGCTAGCATCCGACGCCAATGGATGATGTGGACATGGCGATCCTGCGGATACTCAGGGACGACGGCAGGATCACGCTGACCGACCTTGCCGATCGCGTGCACGTGTCGCGCACGAACGTGCACGGCCGGATCGGCAAGCTGCACGAACGCGGGGTCGTGCACGGCTACACGGCACGCATCAACTCCTCCAAGGTGGGGCTGCCGGTTGCCGCACTCGTGCTGTTCGGGCTGGACCAGACCAAGCTGGAGGACCTGCGGACGACCCTGGACGCGATGGACTCCGTGGAGCACTGGGGCCTGACGATGGGTGCCTACGACGGGTTCCTGACCGTGCGTGTCGCCAGCGTCGACGAGCTCCGCAAGTTCCTCGTGGACGAGCTGCGCACGATGCCGGGCATCACCCGGACCGAGTCGGTCCTGCTCATCGAGGAGACGGGCCCCCGTCAGGCCCTCCCCTAGTCCTCGTCGGCACCCTCCCGGGCGCCCTGTTCCCTTCGGACGAAACGCCGCGCCGCCCGTGAGGTCACGGGCGGCGCAGTGGTTCCTGTCGATGATGGAGGTCAGTCCTCCAGCATCGTCCCCGGCTCGGTGAAGCTCGGTCCCGCGACCTGGCGGATGGCCAGCGGCAGCGCGACCGACCCTCCCTGCTCGGTGTCGGACACGGCGATCACCATGCCGCCGCCCGCAGCGATCTCGTTGCCGAAGTAGTCACCCAGTCGACGGTCGACCGCGCGGGCCTGGCAGACGGTGCCGCCGGTGCAGACGGTGCCGTGGTGGACCGGCGTCTCGCTGGCCTGCACGACGTTGAACCCGGCGACATCACAGCCGTCGTCCTCGTTGCCGAAGGCGTCGAAGGTCTGGGCGGCCATGACGTGCCACGCGGAGTCGGCCGTGGCGTCCTCAGCGTTCTCCGAGGAGATGACGTTCTCGTTCTCCAGCCAGGCGATGCCGACGGCACCCTCGGCGCCAACCTCGAGCCAGGGCCAGAAGGAGTGCTCGGGGCCCTCGTCGACACGGACCGCGTCGGTCCACGTCACGCCACCGTCCTGCGAGGCCGCGAAGTAGATCCCCGGCGGGTAGTCCGCGTTGCCCCTGCCCTGGTCCCACGTGGCGTAGATGTTGCCGGCGTCGTCGAGCTCGATCGTCGGGCCGATGCTGGACTGGCTGCGGTAGCCGTCGAAGATCGTGTAGTGGTTGACGGTGGGCTGGGTCGAGAAGTCCTCGGTGCGGGCGTTCGGCCAGACGGCGATCTGCAGGCTGCCGTTCTTCTGCGGCTGGTAGATCGCGCCGGTGTTCCAGTCGACCTTGATGTCGGAGGACGACGAACCGCCCGTGGTGTGGCCGCGGGACCACGTCACGCCGCCGTCGACGGACTTGTAGATGCGGTTGGACAGCGATCCGGTGACGCCCGGCGGGGTGTCGCCGAGGGACCCACCACCGAAGGTGTTGGCGGTCATGTAGACCACGTCCTCCTCGTCAGCGGCCATCCACTGGCGGTCGGAGACGGTCAGGCCGAGGAAGTTCTGCAGCGTCCAGGTGCGTCCCGAGTCGTCGGACTTGGAGACCGCGATGTTGGCCAGGTTGATCTCGGAGATGAAGACGTTGCCGGCCATGTCCTCGGCGAACACGGGGTCGGAGAACCCGGAGTTGTTCACGCCGGCCACGGAGCCCTGCGCGGCGCTCTGGATGGCGTTGCGTGGCGAGAAGTGCCAGGTCGCCCCGTCGTCGTCGGACCAGTACTGGTAGGTCTGTCCCTCGTAGTTCTGCACGAACGCCGCGGACGTCGGGTCAGCGACCGTCGGGCTGTAGAAGTGGGTCGTGCCGGCGTGGGAACCCCACAGCAGGGTCCCGTCCTGCAGCGTCTCCAGGATCGGTTCACCGCCGGCACGGGTCTCGTCGATGTAGGCCTCCTCGAAGACCATGTCGACCGTCGGTGCCTCGCAGGCAACGATGGTGTCAGCGGTCGCCTGGATCGCCATGGGGACCATGGCCCCGACGACGCCGACGGCGGCCAGCAGTGCGCGCATGCGCATGGAGTGTCTCGCTTTCCCTGGAGAGGTCAGTTACGGGCTCGGGCGGAAGGTTCGACGCGGCCCCCCTCGATCCCTGCCCGGATGACGAAAACGCCGCACGCCCGGCCGAAGTGGCCGGGCGTGCGGACAGACGTTGCGGTGGTGCTACGCCTCGATGCAGTCGGTCTCGCTGACGACGGCCTCGCCGTTCAGGTTCACCTGGAGGTCGTAGCACACGTCGGCGGACGCGGCGGACGGGGCCAGGACGCCCAGGGCGAGCAGGGCGGCGATTGCGGCAGTACGAATACGCATCGGGGTGTTTCTCCTCAGTATCGGTTGGCGGATACCCGCTACATCAACTGGTTGTCCACCGACCGGCGGGTACCTTCCCGAATCGTCGGAAAACATTCCCGACACTGGACGAGGCACCTGCCGGAGCGGGTGCCTCGAGGACGGAACGTCGACCGGTGCGGACGTGGGTCGGTGTGCGCTGTCGAATCGGCGGTCAGATCGCCGGGCGGCGGCGGTGCAGGTCCTGGACGGGCGGTTCGGCCCGCTCCGGAGTGATGGTCGCGACCTCGGCCTCGACCTCGCTGGCGACCGGGTCGATGGCGATGACGAAGACACCCTGGCCGCTCATGAGTAGGTCGATCGCTTCCTGCTGGTCGTTGATCGCGAAGACCTTGCCGGCCGAATCCGAGGCGAGGGTGATGTCGCGCAGGGTCAATCCCTGGGACTCGACCTCGTCGAGGGCCTTGCGGATGCGCTGCAGGCTGACGCCGGCGTCGCGAAGGCGCTTGATGACCTTCAGCTGGACGATGTCGTCGAAGCCGTACAGGCGCTGCGAGCCCGAACCCTCGGCGTCGCGGACGCTCGGCTGGACCAGGCCGGTCGACGTCCAGTGGTCGAGCTGCCGGTAGGTGATGCCGACGATCTTGGCCACGGCAGGACCGCGGTAGCCGTCCTCCCCGTCGGTCAGACCCGGGAGGGGAATGTCTCGCGCATACCTGTTGGAAGCCATGTCCGCTCCGGCTCGTAACTACAAACGTGTCAGGCGAAGGTACGCCGACGCCGGACGGGCGGTCAACAGAACAGATGTCCGGTCGAACCGCAGGTTCGCTATTGGGCGTCGAACCGCAGGTTCGCAATTGGGCGTCGAACCGCAGGTTCGCTATTGGGCGTCGAACCACAGGTTCGCTACTGGGCGTCGAACCGCAGGTTCGCTATTGGGCAAAGTCCTCGGGGGTGACGTTGTCGAGGAACTCCTTGAACTTCTCGACCTCCTGGTCGGCGTCGTCGGAGTCCTCGATCAGGATGCCCGCCTCCTCCAGGACCGCTTCCTCGGCGAACACCGGGATGCCACCGCGAACGGCGAGGGCGATCGCGTCGGACGGGCGCGAGGACACCCGCACCTCGCCTGCGGGGCCGTTCATGAGGATCTCGGCGTAGAACGTGCCGTCCTTCAGCTCGGTGACCACGATGCGTTCCACATCGACGGTCAGGGCCTCCAGCAGGTCCTTCATCAGGTCGTGGGTCATGGGTCGTGCTGTCTCGACGCCCTGCAGCGCGAAGGCGATGGACGTGGCTTCGACCGCCCCGATCCAGATGGGGAGGAACCGCTCCCCCGTCGACTCCTTGAGCAGCACGATCGGCTGGTTGTGGGGCAGCTCCACGCGTACACCCACCAGCTCGAGCTCGATCATGTGGTCCTCCGGGTCACTGGTGGACGAGTCTAGTGGTGCTCCGGCGAATTTCTGCCCGACCTGCGCATTCGCGACCGATCAGGCCGCGACCGCCTGGCGCTGCTCGCCGAGTCGTGCGAACGCCCGGATGGTGTCGGCCACGGCGGCGCCGGCGGTGTCGGTGGACGGCTGGACGGCTGCGGCGGCCAGCAGCGGGGTCCGGTCGACCTCCTCGCCGTCGACGACGAGCACGACCTCGCCCAGCGGGGTGCCGGATGCGACGGGAAGCGACGCGTCGGGCGCGAGCCGCGTGACGGTCTCGACCGTCGCTCCGGCCCCGACGGTGCGGGCGAGGTCCTCCGCGACCTGCAGCGGCACCTCGCCGGCGGCCCAGCGGTAGGTTGCGGGCGTGTCCCCGGCCACCAACGGCGTGGGCCGGGCGTAGTCCTCGAAGCCGTGGTCGAACAGGGCGGAGGTGTCGGCGACCCGGTTGTCGCTGCCGAGCACCACGGCGTACAGGATGCGCCCGTCGCGTTCGGCCGCGGCGACCAGGCACTCGCCCGCCAGCGTGGTGAAGCCCGTCTTGATGCCGATGGTGCCCTCGTAGGCGGTCAACATCTCGTTGCGGTTCTCCTCCACCCCGAAGAACCCCGTGTCGTAGCTGGCGGCGCCGGCCCATTCGGCGAAGGACGGATACCGCATCGCCTCGATGCCGAGGAGCGCCAGGTCCAGCGGCGTGGCGTGGTGGGCCTCGTCGTCGGTCAGTCCGCTGGAGTTGACGAACGTGGTGTCGTCCAGCCCCATCTCCACGGCCCGGGCGTTCATCATCGACACGAACGCGGTCTCGTTGCCGGCGATGTGCTCGGCGAGGGCGACCGCGCCCCCGTTGCCCGACCGCAGCAGCAGCGCGGCCAGCAGGTCCTCGACGGGGACGACGTCGCCGGCCTCCAGGTCCAGTGATGCACCACCCGGGGCGTGATCGACCTCCTCGGCGAACGGCGAGACGGTCAGCTCGGGCGCGACGGAGCCGTCCGCGAGCGCCTCCAGGGCCAGGAGCAACGTCATGATCTTGGTGGTCGACGCCATGCGCCGGGGCACCTGCGGGTCGACACCGGCCAGGACGACCTGGTCGGCAGGGTCGAACAGCACGGCGCCGGCCGCGGTCAGGTCAGGGGCCTCGGGCCGGGGTCCGGGGACGGGGCGGGCGACCAGCTCGTCGGGGGATGCGGTGACGAGGGGGTCGAGGCCGGACTCCGGCAGGGTCGGTGCGACCGCGGGTGCGCTGGGGTCGACGGTGACCGACCCCTCCGTCGTGGTGGTCGAGGGGTCCGTGGCTGGGTCGGTGGCGGTGGCCTGCGCGCGGGCCGACGTCACCGGGCCCATGGCCGTCAGGAGGGTCAGCAGCGCCACCACGACGGCGACGGCCCTCAGCCGTACCGACGTGTGCACCGTGACGGGGCGGCTAGCCACCTCGGACGTAGCGGCGCAGCTCGGCAGACAGCAGGGACCGCTTCATGCGGGCGGTCAACCCGGCCAGCTTCTCGAGCTGGCGGGCAGCCTGGCGGCGCGCCTCGGGGTTGCGCTGGCGCAGCAGCGGGGTGGCCAGCTGCTCGAAGAGGGCCACCTCACGATCGACGAACTGGCGGTACATGCGCAGGTGACGCGGTTCGAGGCCGAGGGCGAGCAGCTCACGGGCGGCCCGTCCGGTCAGCAGGTCGTCGGCGTCGAAGGGCCGCGTCTCGTCCTCGGGGTCACCGACGATGGCGTACTCGCGCAGCGCCTTGACCTGCTGGGAGTCCAGGCCGGTGGCCTCGCAGTACTCCCGCAGGTTGAGCTCGACGGGGGTGGTGGGCGACTCGAGGACCGCACCCTCGTTGGTGGCCGGCGCGGACTCCAGCGCCTTGGCCAT
Encoded proteins:
- a CDS encoding Lrp/AsnC family transcriptional regulator, which gives rise to MDDVDMAILRILRDDGRITLTDLADRVHVSRTNVHGRIGKLHERGVVHGYTARINSSKVGLPVAALVLFGLDQTKLEDLRTTLDAMDSVEHWGLTMGAYDGFLTVRVASVDELRKFLVDELRTMPGITRTESVLLIEETGPRQALP
- a CDS encoding sialidase family protein, which produces MRALLAAVGVVGAMVPMAIQATADTIVACEAPTVDMVFEEAYIDETRAGGEPILETLQDGTLLWGSHAGTTHFYSPTVADPTSAAFVQNYEGQTYQYWSDDDGATWHFSPRNAIQSAAQGSVAGVNNSGFSDPVFAEDMAGNVFISEINLANIAVSKSDDSGRTWTLQNFLGLTVSDRQWMAADEEDVVYMTANTFGGGSLGDTPPGVTGSLSNRIYKSVDGGVTWSRGHTTGGSSSSDIKVDWNTGAIYQPQKNGSLQIAVWPNARTEDFSTQPTVNHYTIFDGYRSQSSIGPTIELDDAGNIYATWDQGRGNADYPPGIYFAASQDGGVTWTDAVRVDEGPEHSFWPWLEVGAEGAVGIAWLENENVISSENAEDATADSAWHVMAAQTFDAFGNEDDGCDVAGFNVVQASETPVHHGTVCTGGTVCQARAVDRRLGDYFGNEIAAGGGMVIAVSDTEQGGSVALPLAIRQVAGPSFTEPGTMLED
- a CDS encoding CapA family protein gives rise to the protein MRVPDWPSRILLAITSAVVAFAVAGFAVGGAAEPVEVVAPAPDIGIPDAVAALADLPAIPAPTEAQGPTPAAPPVTIAFAGDVHGEPPIADVLLAGENPLEGVAPWLSEADIAVVNLETALGDIGTPADKTYTFRADASLADALADAGVDVVNLSNNHGLDYGHDAAEETVRIATDAGLAAVGYGQDADAAYAPALFDVAGRTVAVLGLSRVFPVIEWEARDSRPGMASAYDLDRAVRAVRDASAMADHLVVTVHWGQERMTCPNGDQVTMARAFAAAGADVIVGHHPHVLQGVAEVDGTFVAYSVGNFVFYATKSEQRDTGVLTVTLGDDGVEGYRWLPARIDDDGRPQPLPEAVDIPPETRTVRSDTDVCDSPGGAPTT
- a CDS encoding bifunctional nuclease family protein, producing the protein MIELELVGVRVELPHNQPIVLLKESTGERFLPIWIGAVEATSIAFALQGVETARPMTHDLMKDLLEALTVDVERIVVTELKDGTFYAEILMNGPAGEVRVSSRPSDAIALAVRGGIPVFAEEAVLEEAGILIEDSDDADQEVEKFKEFLDNVTPEDFAQ
- the dut gene encoding dUTP diphosphatase yields the protein MAKPVGAGSSAQPDDPGTPLEEETATVPRPDDLRLQVTRLDRDLPLPAYARPGDAGLDLFAREDKVLPPGTRCLMPTGLAVAIPDGWVGLVHPRSGLAVRQGLSIVNSPGTIDAGYRGQLMVPLINLDPSVTIRLARGERIAQLLLQRVGHAQLVEVDELPDGVR
- a CDS encoding MerR family transcriptional regulator, translated to MASNRYARDIPLPGLTDGEDGYRGPAVAKIVGITYRQLDHWTSTGLVQPSVRDAEGSGSQRLYGFDDIVQLKVIKRLRDAGVSLQRIRKALDEVESQGLTLRDITLASDSAGKVFAINDQQEAIDLLMSGQGVFVIAIDPVASEVEAEVATITPERAEPPVQDLHRRRPAI
- a CDS encoding D-alanyl-D-alanine carboxypeptidase family protein, with the protein product MASRPVTVHTSVRLRAVAVVVALLTLLTAMGPVTSARAQATATDPATDPSTTTTEGSVTVDPSAPAVAPTLPESGLDPLVTASPDELVARPVPGPRPEAPDLTAAGAVLFDPADQVVLAGVDPQVPRRMASTTKIMTLLLALEALADGSVAPELTVSPFAEEVDHAPGGASLDLEAGDVVPVEDLLAALLLRSGNGGAVALAEHIAGNETAFVSMMNARAVEMGLDDTTFVNSSGLTDDEAHHATPLDLALLGIEAMRYPSFAEWAGAASYDTGFFGVEENRNEMLTAYEGTIGIKTGFTTLAGECLVAAAERDGRILYAVVLGSDNRVADTSALFDHGFEDYARPTPLVAGDTPATYRWAAGEVPLQVAEDLARTVGAGATVETVTRLAPDASLPVASGTPLGEVVLVVDGEEVDRTPLLAAAAVQPSTDTAGAAVADTIRAFARLGEQRQAVAA
- a CDS encoding MerR family transcriptional regulator → MATPNPTPNGKQGPQGFTIGEVLNQLKEDFEDITISKIRFLESEGLIYPDRTESGYRIFSEDDVERLRFILTAQRDHYLPLKVIREQLDRLDAGEQPAGGPGPTPPPTLVTGADAVEEEASLTPTQTAVQMAKALESAPATNEGAVLESPTTPVELNLREYCEATGLDSQQVKALREYAIVGDPEDETRPFDADDLLTGRAARELLALGLEPRHLRMYRQFVDREVALFEQLATPLLRQRNPEARRQAARQLEKLAGLTARMKRSLLSAELRRYVRGG